From the genome of Verrucomicrobiia bacterium, one region includes:
- a CDS encoding ABC transporter permease: MKKRCSTLWFDEARESFVMALNALAAHKLRAALTLLGVVVGVFSIIVTMTAMRVLQSNIERELSGLGAHTFTVDKWPAISFAGPAGWEKYRRRLPLTLHHQQLLRERATLAVAVGAESEFRQAEAASRFVTTDPDVTLLGVTPEALACKGWNLAEGRGLLSADVDAARFVCLLGNKLAKKLFPRGGAVGQTIKFDGVNHLVVGVLEASTRMGEGQDNFVAVPITLGLNRYGGNTWRSLTLLVQARDQAGYDDCVEQVRSVLRVARKVPPGEPDDFEISSNDSLIKQFRGLTLAVRVGVAVISSIALLAAGIGIMNIMLVSVTERTREIGIRRAIGAKKRNIMTQFIVEAVVLCEVGGAIGVLLGILGGNVTAYFLKVQPALPLDWIVIGLVICSAVGIIFGTYPAYKAAQLDPIESLRYE; encoded by the coding sequence ATGAAAAAACGATGCTCCACCCTGTGGTTCGATGAAGCGCGCGAGAGCTTCGTAATGGCTCTGAACGCCCTGGCCGCCCACAAATTACGCGCGGCTCTGACCTTGCTTGGCGTCGTCGTCGGAGTGTTTTCAATCATTGTGACGATGACCGCCATGCGCGTGCTGCAAAGCAACATCGAACGCGAGTTGAGCGGATTGGGCGCGCACACGTTCACGGTGGACAAGTGGCCGGCCATTTCTTTCGCCGGACCGGCCGGATGGGAAAAGTATCGGCGCCGCCTGCCGCTGACGCTGCATCACCAACAGCTTTTGCGGGAGCGCGCCACGCTCGCCGTCGCCGTGGGCGCTGAATCAGAATTCCGACAGGCGGAAGCCGCCTCGCGTTTCGTCACGACGGATCCCGACGTAACCCTTTTGGGCGTCACGCCGGAAGCGCTGGCTTGCAAGGGTTGGAACCTCGCGGAAGGTCGCGGCTTGTTAAGCGCCGACGTGGACGCGGCGCGATTCGTTTGCCTGCTCGGCAACAAGCTCGCCAAAAAACTATTTCCCCGGGGCGGCGCGGTGGGCCAGACGATCAAGTTTGACGGAGTGAATCACCTGGTCGTCGGAGTTCTGGAGGCCAGCACCCGCATGGGCGAAGGTCAGGACAACTTCGTGGCGGTGCCGATCACTCTGGGCTTGAACCGTTATGGCGGCAACACCTGGCGCAGCCTGACGTTGCTCGTGCAAGCGCGCGATCAGGCTGGTTACGACGATTGCGTGGAGCAGGTCCGCAGCGTGCTGCGCGTGGCGCGCAAAGTGCCGCCGGGCGAACCGGACGACTTTGAAATCTCCTCCAACGATTCGCTCATCAAACAATTTCGCGGGCTAACCCTGGCGGTCCGCGTCGGCGTGGCGGTGATCAGCTCGATTGCGTTGCTCGCGGCGGGCATCGGCATCATGAACATCATGTTGGTTTCCGTCACCGAACGGACGCGCGAAATCGGCATCCGCCGGGCCATCGGCGCCAAGAAGCGCAACATCATGACGCAGTTCATCGTGGAGGCCGTGGTGTTGTGCGAAGTCGGCGGCGCCATCGGCGTATTACTCGGCATCCTCGGCGGCAACGTCACCGCTTATTTTCTCAAAGTGCAACCCGCCCTGCCGCTCGACTGGATTGTGATCGGCCTGGTGATCTGCTCGGCCGTCGGCATCATCTTCGGCACCTATCCCGCCTATAAAGCCGCCCAGCTCGATCCCATCGAATCACTGCGCTACGAATGA